From a single Candidatus Brevundimonas phytovorans genomic region:
- the mltG gene encoding endolytic transglycosylase MltG has translation MAKAPSRRPTPKVRIPRNRVPKRGGGASKSSFGVGLITAAGTLGVFVTAALIGLWVVYWGPGPKAAEGDATVVTLPSGAGVSAIAANLKSSGVIRSTDLFRAAVSLSGADRKIRAGEYEVPSGASLATVVGLLVDGKAVRHYVTLPEGWSSAQAVDILMKQPVLTGEVEVPAEGSLWPDTYEVSRGETRASVVARMQRAAKTKLAALWAARSPNTIVTTPEEAMVLASIVEKETGLASERPQVAAVFTNRLRLGMRLESDPTIVYGVTKGRPLGRGIRASELRAQTPWNTYLIDGLPPTPIANPGEEALKAVLNPPRSEYVFFVADGTGGHVFARTYPEHLLNVARWREVERRKAGLPPGQAASVPDAAATPMGEGAAVVIPPGAKVISVPTAAPQ, from the coding sequence TTGGCCAAGGCTCCGTCGCGTCGTCCCACGCCCAAGGTTCGCATCCCCAGGAACCGCGTGCCGAAGCGAGGCGGGGGAGCATCTAAATCGAGTTTCGGCGTCGGCCTGATCACGGCGGCGGGGACGCTGGGCGTCTTCGTGACGGCGGCCCTGATCGGCCTGTGGGTGGTCTATTGGGGGCCGGGGCCGAAGGCGGCGGAGGGGGACGCGACCGTCGTCACCCTGCCGTCGGGGGCGGGCGTGTCGGCCATCGCCGCCAATCTGAAGTCCTCGGGCGTGATCCGCTCGACCGACCTGTTCCGCGCCGCCGTCAGCCTGAGCGGCGCCGACCGCAAGATCCGCGCGGGCGAGTACGAGGTGCCGTCGGGGGCCTCGCTGGCCACCGTGGTCGGCCTGCTGGTCGACGGCAAGGCGGTGCGCCACTACGTGACCCTGCCGGAGGGCTGGTCCTCGGCCCAGGCGGTCGACATCCTGATGAAGCAGCCGGTCCTGACCGGCGAGGTCGAGGTTCCCGCCGAAGGGAGCCTGTGGCCGGACACCTATGAGGTGTCGCGTGGCGAGACCCGCGCCTCGGTCGTGGCGCGGATGCAGCGCGCCGCCAAGACCAAGCTGGCCGCCCTTTGGGCCGCACGGTCGCCCAACACCATCGTCACCACGCCGGAAGAAGCCATGGTCCTGGCCTCCATCGTCGAGAAGGAGACCGGCCTGGCCTCGGAACGGCCCCAGGTTGCGGCGGTCTTCACCAACAGGCTGCGGCTGGGGATGCGGCTGGAGAGCGATCCGACCATCGTTTACGGCGTGACCAAGGGGCGCCCGCTGGGACGCGGCATACGCGCCTCTGAACTGCGCGCGCAGACGCCGTGGAACACCTATCTGATCGACGGCCTGCCGCCGACGCCCATCGCCAACCCGGGCGAGGAGGCGTTGAAGGCGGTGCTGAACCCGCCGCGGTCGGAATACGTCTTCTTCGTCGCCGACGGCACGGGCGGGCACGTCTTCGCCCGCACCTATCCCGAGCACCTGCTGAACGTGGCGCGCTGGCGCGAGGTCGAGCGGCGCAAGGCGGGGCTGCCGCCGGGTCAGGCGGCCTCGGTCCCCGACGCGGCGGCGACGCCGATGGGCGAGGGGGCGGCCGTGGTCATTCCGCCGGGCGCCAAGGTGATCTCGGTTCCGACGGCGGCCCCGCAATGA
- the gmk gene encoding guanylate kinase produces the protein MSNNRTPRRGVLLIVASPSGAGKTSLCRRLMADHKRLELSVSMTTRGIRPGEVDGRDYNFVTNEEFQRLIDGDAFLEWADVHGNRYGSPAAPVNRALAEGRDVLFDIDWQGARDVAEKCPGDAVRVFVMPPSLEELRRRLVTRSQDAEDVIERRVANAKGEIEHCDEFDYVLVNEDFDSSYAELAHIYHAERSRRHRNLWVEGYKAALLKEVV, from the coding sequence ATGTCGAATAACCGCACTCCCCGCCGTGGCGTCCTGCTGATCGTGGCCAGTCCGTCGGGGGCCGGGAAGACGTCGCTGTGCCGCCGCCTGATGGCGGACCACAAGAGGCTGGAACTGTCGGTTTCGATGACCACGCGCGGCATCCGTCCGGGCGAGGTCGACGGTCGTGACTACAACTTCGTGACCAACGAGGAATTCCAGCGCCTGATCGACGGCGACGCCTTCCTGGAATGGGCCGATGTGCACGGCAACCGCTACGGCTCGCCCGCCGCCCCGGTGAACCGCGCCCTGGCCGAGGGCCGCGACGTCCTGTTTGACATCGACTGGCAGGGCGCCCGCGATGTGGCCGAGAAATGCCCCGGCGACGCCGTCCGCGTCTTCGTCATGCCGCCCAGCCTGGAAGAACTGCGCCGTCGTCTGGTGACGCGGTCGCAGGACGCGGAGGATGTGATCGAACGCCGCGTCGCCAACGCCAAGGGCGAGATCGAGCACTGCGACGAGTTCGACTACGTCCTGGTCAACGAGGACTTCGACAGCAGCTACGCCGAGTTGGCCCACATCTATCACGCCGAACGCAGCCGTCGTCACCGCAACCTGTGGGTTGAGGGCTACAAGGCCGCGCTTCTGAAGGAAGTGGTCTGA
- a CDS encoding YicC family protein: MSNPISGRISGMTGFGRADGALGGWTWTVEARSVNGRALEVRYRGPGGFDNLERLTKAAAQARLNRGQVTVGVSAKRAEGAEPAPRVNEAVLAAYLKLANQLAEEGATPPSADGLLSLRGVIEVAEEDEDPEARAAVEAAIAVTIEEALDALKLSRQREGEQLTPVIHDFVGTIEALVARAELEASSQTEAIRERFTRRISELAPDAPGLEERIFLEAAALATKADVREELDRLTAHVDSARTLLQQPPAGRKLDFLMQEFMREANTLCSKSATTPLTGIGLELKAVIEQLREQVQNVE; the protein is encoded by the coding sequence ATGAGCAATCCTATTTCAGGCCGCATCTCTGGCATGACCGGCTTTGGCCGGGCCGACGGCGCGCTGGGCGGCTGGACCTGGACCGTCGAGGCGCGTTCGGTCAACGGGCGCGCGCTGGAGGTGCGCTATCGCGGGCCTGGCGGCTTCGACAATCTGGAGCGGCTGACCAAGGCGGCGGCTCAAGCTCGTCTGAACCGGGGCCAGGTGACGGTGGGCGTTTCGGCCAAGCGGGCCGAGGGGGCGGAGCCCGCGCCGCGCGTCAACGAGGCCGTGCTGGCCGCCTATCTGAAGCTGGCCAACCAGTTGGCGGAAGAGGGGGCGACGCCGCCTTCGGCCGATGGCCTGCTGTCGCTGCGCGGCGTCATCGAGGTCGCCGAGGAGGACGAGGACCCCGAGGCGCGCGCCGCCGTCGAGGCCGCCATCGCCGTCACCATCGAAGAGGCGCTGGACGCCCTGAAGCTCTCGCGTCAGCGCGAGGGCGAGCAACTGACGCCGGTGATTCACGACTTTGTCGGGACCATCGAGGCTCTGGTCGCGCGCGCCGAGCTGGAAGCCTCAAGCCAGACCGAGGCGATCCGCGAACGCTTCACGCGCCGGATCAGCGAACTGGCGCCGGATGCGCCGGGTCTGGAGGAGCGAATCTTCCTCGAAGCCGCCGCCCTGGCGACCAAGGCGGACGTGCGCGAAGAGCTGGATCGCCTGACCGCCCACGTCGATTCCGCGCGGACACTGTTGCAGCAACCCCCCGCCGGACGAAAACTCGACTTCCTGATGCAGGAATTCATGCGGGAAGCGAACACGCTCTGCTCGAAATCCGCTACCACGCCGCTCACCGGAATCGGCCTCGAACTGAAGGCCGTCATCGAGCAGCTTCGAGAACAAGTTCAGAATGTCGAATAA